Genomic DNA from Pongo abelii isolate AG06213 chromosome 22, NHGRI_mPonAbe1-v2.0_pri, whole genome shotgun sequence:
gtggcggtggcagAGGTGGTGGAGAGGGAGAGTTTGTGGGAACAGGGCACACCTCAGATTCCTTATGTGCCGATTCCTCTGAAGCCTGAGACATGTGCGATTGGAAGTGACTCCAGAGTCGAAAATTAGTGCGAAAAGCTTTGTTGCACACGTGACAAATAAATGGTTTCACAGAGCACAGAAGCTCCTGGTGACGCTCCAGCTGCTTGTGCACCGTGAACATCTTCCCACACTTCTCGCAGGGCCACAGGCTGGCTTCTTTGCTAGGACCCGCTTCTTTGGGGGCTGTGCTGGCCTCGGGTGCTTCTTCTTCAGCCTCCTCCACAGGCTCCTCTTTGACTTGGATTTTCAGTTGCTTGGAAAGACTAAGGTCTTCAGGGAGACAAGAGGAATCTTCCGAGTCGAAGTTGACTTGTTCTGAAGAATCACTGAACACGTTGTCGTCTTTTGTGGTGACGACGTGGTTTACTTTATTGGGCTCAGGCTGGGATTGGGGCCTTGAAGAACCAGTCACATCACCATTGTGGTCCAAAACGGGCAAAGAAAAGTTTTCGGTGGGTGCCATGTTGTTCTGATTATGGACCTCAACCTGGTGCCGCCAGATGCTGAAAGAGGACTTGAAGGTGCGCATGCACTCGAGGCAGGTCAGCTTCTTATACTCACACTTGCTCTCGTGTTCTTGCTTCAGCTCGGGCGAGAAAAACCTGAGGCTGCAGTAAGGGCAGACGGCCGCGTTCCGGCACAGCCGCTCGTGGCTTCCTTGCTCTAGGAGAGAAGAGAGCTTAGCATTACAGAGGCGGCACTGGTAAACCTCCTTGTTTTCTACTGGACTTGCAAGAGGAGCATGCTCTTTTGGTTTAGCAACTTTATTTACTCCAAGGGGTTTTTCTCCTGGATGCATTTTTATGTGCTGCTTAAATTGAGAGAGAAAGCGGTACGCTTTTCCGCAGTAAGTACAAATGTAAGCTCCTTTGGCTCGAGATCTCAAGTTCCTCTTGATGACTTGCTGCGCTTGGGAGCTACTCTGTCCCTGAAAACCAGGCTTGCCGCGCCTTAACTTAATGATCAGAGCCttcttaatttctctctctctcactatatCAATCAGCTTTCTTTGGAATTTTTCATCCAAAACAGCATGTGAACTAGAGGCTGGTGATGGGTTCTTCACTATGCCGTGTTGGGTCTGACAGTGTGTCCACACTTTGAAGTTGGTGTGAAACCTCTTGTGACAGATGTCACAAGCGTAGGGCTTTTCTGGGTTATGGTACATGTTAACATGACGGTGAAGACCCGCTGTTGATCTAAAGATCTTAAGGCAAtgtttgcatttaaattttttgtttggtCTCGTCCCCTCCAACTCACCAAATTCGTCTTTATTCAAATCAGAATCTGGAAAATCCGCATCAAGGAGAGTAGGGCTTGAGCCTTCCTCAAAATTATCTTCTGACACAGGAGACCCGTGCTCATTCACCTTTAACTTCTTAAACGGCAATCTTCGGTCCGCTTGGAACCTCCTTTTTGCTGGGAGTCTGCTCATGTCTTTTTGGTCATCTTCTGTTTTCAGAGACAGGTCTCTCGTGACCAATGAAGATGAGGCAGCTGCTGTTGCTGCCGCATCTCCCACAGTGACGCGGATGATGTCCGAGGGATCTGACAGCGGGCTACTGGGCTCAGTCTTTATGCGCACCTCAGTCACAGGGGAGGCTCCCTGCCTGTCTGTTGACTGAGAAGCACTAAAGGACCTGAGGCGATGCGGTTGTAGCACTTGAGGCCTGTCATCTAGGGCTGTTTTTTCACTACAATCTTTTAAAGATGACTTCTGAGATAAAGCACACAACACATTCCCTGGTGCATCATTGGACACCGAAGATGATCCCTGGGAAGATTTCAAATCTATGGAAGGTGAATAGACAGGAACCTGGCTATCCATGGACAATGACCGTCTGAGGAGACTCTTAACAAGTGGGCCACTCCTGTCAATGCTTTGGTTTCCAGAACCAGATCCACTGGATGGGATCACTAAGCCTAACTTTGAATAGTACAACAAGTTTCTATCTTCACCTTGACCATTtcctttgttcgtttcttttaaTAGATAGGGAGTCTCTGATGAGCTACACAGAGACAAAACAGGTGGCCGTGGTCTCTTCAAAGCCAGCTCTAGAGCTTTTCCTTTCGGAAGCTGACCACTCACACCTGGTTTATCATCCATAGCTTCTCTGTCTTGCAGAGGCTTTGAAGGCAACACTGCATTTCTTTTCACCAAACTGATTCTATTAGGATCATCCAAAGATCCAGAATGCTCAAGAGACTTTGCATATACCACAGAACTATCTTTCGGCCAACTCTTTTCAGTTAATGACAAATTATGAAGTGGTTCAATTGGTTTTGGGACATGTGGCTTATTGGTATTGGCCTTGGCTGCAATGCTAGGAGAGGGCCGGGAAGTATGGCTTACATCGGGTTGATTTTGACTAACAGTTTTTCCTTGTGCTTCGTTTCTACTTTGACAAACAATGACACTTCTCTTTTGAGAACTGTTTTCATCATCTTCtacaaacactttttttctattaGGACACGTTGGAAAGGGGGCTTGAGGTGTTTTAGAAACGATGTTAGTCAGAAAGGAAATCCCAAGACTATAGCCAAGTTCTTGCACAGCAGCAAGGCTGCTCTTCTCAACAAATAGAGAGGAAGAATAAATGTAGTTTAAAACATTATCAAAAGCATCTGGCTCACAGAAGTCAAGCTGAAATACAGTTTGtgactcattttccttatttgtgaATAAACTCTGAAAGTATTCGCTGCTGGCAGCCAAGACGTTTTTATGAGCTCGGAACTTTTGGTCTCCAACAATCAGCAGCACATCACACAGCTGTCCTTTGAGACGCTCCTCATTCAGGGCACTTAGGAGAGAAATGGCGTGTGCGGGGTTGATGTAATGCAGTAATCCCTCCATGGCTTGAGTTTATCTAAAagacaaaatgtaaaattactACAGATATTACAGTGAAAAGTTCCCCTGGCTCCTCAAAAGCAGGGAACATCAGCTGTCTTTGCATAGGTACCAATATTTAGCAGACCGTAGGCTGACAGAAGCTCTATGAATGAACAATCTTATTTAAATaatggtgaaaatgtaaaataagtcTCGTGGTTTAAGTAGGTCCTCATTAAAATAGAAGAATTGCAGGAACTATAACATAGGCATTTGTATTCCATCAAAAAGGCTGCCAGAACTTGGCAGGTGGATATGgaagcaatatttgaaaataaaggtttattaTTTAGGGTCCTTATCCATTTGATGCTTGGCACTATTCCTTACCAATTCAGAAAATAAGTATGAATTATCAAAACCCCTGAAGTCTATAGTTCCGAAAGAAAATCAGCTTTATTACTACATACACTTAAACACAATGTGAACTGTTAACAATTGGTTGCAAAGCAGGTCTTGTGAgacccttattttttattttgagacagggtatctctctgtcacccaggctggagtgcagtggcaccatgatggctcactgcagcctcaacctcctgggctcaagcaatcctcccactcagcctcctgagtagctgggaccacaagcacatgccaccttGCCAGGTGATACGGTCTGGTGGTGTCCCCctccaaatctcctcttgaattgcaactcccacaattcccacatgtacctcccagtgggaggtaactgaatcatgggggtgggtctttctcgtGCTCTTCTCACGATagtaagcctcatgagatctgatgattttataaagaggagttcccctacacaagttctctcttccctgctgccatgtgacatgtgacttgctcctccttgccttccaccatgattataaggcctccccaaccacgtggaactgtgagtccactgaACCGCTTTTTcttgtaagttacccagtcttgggtatgtctttattagaagtgtgaaaatggactaatacagtaaattgataccagtagagtggggcactgctgaaaagatacccgaaaatgtggaagcaactttggaaccgggtaacaggcagaggctggaacagtttagaggactcagaagaagacaggaaaatgtgggaaactttggaacgccctagagacttgctgaatggctttgaccataatgctgataatgatatggacaatgaaatccaggctgaggtggtctcagatggagatgaggaacttgttgggaactgaagcaaaggtgactcttgttatgttttagcaaagagactgatggcattttgcccctgccctagagatctatggaacttttaacttgagagagatgacttagggtatctggcagaaggaatttctaagcagcaaagcattcaagaggtgactcaGGTGCTGTTAGAGGCACTaagttttataagggaagtagaaaa
This window encodes:
- the ZBTB21 gene encoding zinc finger and BTB domain-containing protein 21 isoform X1 — its product is MEGLLHYINPAHAISLLSALNEERLKGQLCDVLLIVGDQKFRAHKNVLAASSEYFQSLFTNKENESQTVFQLDFCEPDAFDNVLNYIYSSSLFVEKSSLAAVQELGYSLGISFLTNIVSKTPQAPFPTCPNRKKVFVEDDENSSQKRSVIVCQSRNEAQGKTVSQNQPDVSHTSRPSPSIAAKANTNKPHVPKPIEPLHNLSLTEKSWPKDSSVVYAKSLEHSGSLDDPNRISLVKRNAVLPSKPLQDREAMDDKPGVSGQLPKGKALELALKRPRPPVLSLCSSSETPYLLKETNKGNGQGEDRNLLYYSKLGLVIPSSGSGSGNQSIDRSGPLVKSLLRRSLSMDSQVPVYSPSIDLKSSQGSSSVSNDAPGNVLCALSQKSSLKDCSEKTALDDRPQVLQPHRLRSFSASQSTDRQGASPVTEVRIKTEPSSPLSDPSDIIRVTVGDAAATAAASSSLVTRDLSLKTEDDQKDMSRLPAKRRFQADRRLPFKKLKVNEHGSPVSEDNFEEGSSPTLLDADFPDSDLNKDEFGELEGTRPNKKFKCKHCLKIFRSTAGLHRHVNMYHNPEKPYACDICHKRFHTNFKVWTHCQTQHGIVKNPSPASSSHAVLDEKFQRKLIDIVREREIKKALIIKLRRGKPGFQGQSSSQAQQVIKRNLRSRAKGAYICTYCGKAYRFLSQFKQHIKMHPGEKPLGVNKVAKPKEHAPLASPVENKEVYQCRLCNAKLSSLLEQGSHERLCRNAAVCPYCSLRFFSPELKQEHESKCEYKKLTCLECMRTFKSSFSIWRHQVEVHNQNNMAPTENFSLPVLDHNGDVTGSSRPQSQPEPNKVNHVVTTKDDNVFSDSSEQVNFDSEDSSCLPEDLSLSKQLKIQVKEEPVEEAEEEAPEASTAPKEAGPSKEASLWPCEKCGKMFTVHKQLERHQELLCSVKPFICHVCNKAFRTNFRLWSHFQSHMSQASEESAHKESEVCPVPTNSPSPPPLPPPPPLPKIQPLEPDSPTGLSENPTPATEKLFVPQESDTLFYHAPPLSAITFKRQFMCKLCHRTFKTAFSLWSHEQTHN
- the ZBTB21 gene encoding zinc finger and BTB domain-containing protein 21 isoform X2; this translates as MEGLLHYINPAHAISLLSALNEERLKGQLCDVLLIVGDQKFRAHKNVLAASSEYFQSLFTNKENESQTVFQLDFCEPDAFDNVLNYIYSSSLFVEKSSLAAVQELGYSLGISFLTNIVSKTPQAPFPTCPNRKKVFVEDDENSSQKRSVIVCQSRNEAQGKTVSQNQPDVSHTSRPSPSIAAKANTNKPHVPKPIEPLHNLSLTEKSWPKDSSVVYAKSLEHSGSLDDPNRISLVKRNAVLPSKPLQDREAMDDKPGVSGQLPKGKALELALKRPRPPVLSLCSSSETPYLLKETNKGNGQGEDRNLLYYSKLGLVIPSSGSGSGNQSIDRSGPLVKSLLRRSLSMDSQVPVYSPSIDLKSSQGSSSVSNDAPGNVLCALSQKSSLKDCSEKTALDDRPQVLQPHRLRSFSASQSTDRQGASPVTEVRIKTEPSSPLSDPSDIIRVTVGDAAATAAASSSLVTRDLSLKTEDDQKDMSRLPAKRRFQADRRLPFKKLKVNEHGSPVSEDNFEEGSSPTLLDADFPDSDLNKDEFEQGSHERLCRNAAVCPYCSLRFFSPELKQEHESKCEYKKLTCLECMRTFKSSFSIWRHQVEVHNQNNMAPTENFSLPVLDHNGDVTGSSRPQSQPEPNKVNHVVTTKDDNVFSDSSEQVNFDSEDSSCLPEDLSLSKQLKIQVKEEPVEEAEEEAPEASTAPKEAGPSKEASLWPCEKCGKMFTVHKQLERHQELLCSVKPFICHVCNKAFRTNFRLWSHFQSHMSQASEESAHKESEVCPVPTNSPSPPPLPPPPPLPKIQPLEPDSPTGLSENPTPATEKLFVPQESDTLFYHAPPLSAITFKRQFMCKLCHRTFKTAFSLWSHEQTHN